From the genome of Gemmatimonadaceae bacterium, one region includes:
- a CDS encoding RagB/SusD family nutrient uptake outer membrane protein codes for MTRTVHRVGSALTAALCLAAGLSLGACGGFNITDTNQPTQTDLENNPTKSKLAAAATGIFSGARSDITGFIWQVGSMGREGINLSGNNQPDYQEPYFGPLSSTQFGGSEWAGRYANIRTINVYLDAAPKAKDLSPQELSASQGFGKTMEALAFMYVIETRAGLGAPVDVDRPVTAPPADFVSEDSVYGYIIGLLDSAQTALQNADGTSFPFPIPPGFTGFDQPSTFLLFNRALKAKAEILRGTAGCGQPCFQAALATLPQTFIDPTPSSLGIGPQFDFSTASGDQQNGLAEPLDGTTFFADTFMLVHAQRQAGGELDARVLAKTARATRDPVWSIPAVPLPGVLKYVIYFTGGQPDLGKPVPIIRDEELILLRAEAEIQTGDLTDALTDINFIRTNSGHLPAISSGTWTSMSNAERINELLYNRWFSLMWEQGTRWIDARRYNLLGTIEPGVPGGQVPQRMPIPQDECSARNLPTNCDPLGT; via the coding sequence ATGACACGCACTGTGCACCGGGTTGGATCCGCGCTCACGGCGGCGCTGTGCCTCGCCGCCGGGCTGTCGTTAGGCGCCTGCGGCGGGTTCAACATCACCGACACCAACCAGCCCACCCAAACCGACCTCGAGAACAATCCGACGAAGTCCAAGCTGGCCGCGGCCGCGACCGGCATTTTCTCGGGCGCGCGCTCGGACATCACGGGCTTCATCTGGCAGGTGGGCTCGATGGGCCGCGAAGGCATCAATCTCTCCGGCAACAACCAGCCGGACTACCAGGAGCCGTACTTCGGTCCGCTCTCGTCCACGCAATTCGGCGGCTCGGAGTGGGCCGGGCGCTACGCCAACATTCGCACGATCAACGTCTACCTCGATGCCGCGCCCAAGGCGAAGGACCTCTCGCCCCAGGAGCTCTCGGCGTCGCAGGGGTTCGGCAAAACGATGGAAGCGCTCGCCTTCATGTACGTGATCGAAACGCGCGCGGGCCTCGGCGCACCAGTCGATGTCGATCGCCCGGTGACGGCGCCGCCAGCCGATTTCGTGAGTGAAGACAGCGTGTACGGCTACATCATCGGATTGTTGGACAGCGCGCAGACGGCGCTGCAGAACGCGGACGGCACGTCGTTCCCGTTCCCGATTCCACCGGGATTCACCGGCTTCGACCAACCATCCACGTTCCTCCTGTTCAACCGCGCGCTCAAGGCGAAAGCCGAGATCCTGCGGGGCACGGCGGGGTGCGGTCAACCGTGCTTCCAGGCCGCGCTGGCCACGCTGCCGCAAACCTTCATCGACCCGACGCCCTCGTCGTTAGGCATCGGACCGCAGTTCGATTTCTCGACCGCATCCGGCGACCAACAGAACGGACTCGCCGAGCCGCTCGATGGCACCACGTTCTTCGCCGACACGTTCATGCTGGTGCACGCGCAACGTCAGGCCGGCGGCGAGCTGGACGCGCGTGTCCTCGCCAAGACCGCGCGCGCGACCCGCGATCCGGTCTGGTCGATTCCCGCCGTGCCGCTGCCGGGCGTGCTCAAGTACGTCATCTATTTCACCGGCGGCCAGCCCGATCTCGGCAAGCCGGTTCCGATCATTCGCGACGAAGAGTTGATCCTGTTGCGTGCAGAGGCCGAGATCCAAACCGGCGATCTCACCGACGCGCTCACGGACATCAACTTCATCCGAACGAATTCCGGACATCTCCCGGCGATCTCGTCCGGCACCTGGACGTCCATGTCCAACGCCGAGCGCATCAACGAGTTGTTGTACAACCGCTGGTTCTCACTCATGTGGGAGCAGGGCACCCGCTGGATCGATGCACGGCGCTACAACCTGCTCGGCACCATCGAGCCGGGGGTTCCGGGTGGTCAGGTTCCGCAGCGCATGCCGATTCCGCAGGACGAATGCAGCGCACGCAACCTGCCCACCAATTGCGATCCGTTAGGCACCTGA
- a CDS encoding SusC/RagA family TonB-linked outer membrane protein → MHTRLVRWALLAALVTPTTLLAQQRRIRGTVTDAADGHPISGAVVTVREGRGLAQTGDDGKFTLTVDGGAVRLLARALGYAPSEAPVAATDTLVNFTLKSDPLQLQAVVVTGQATNVSRRLATTSTSLVTGDQVTTVPAASVDKALQGKIAGANIQTNSGAPGGGAQIQIRGINTVIGASDPLIVVDGVIYSNVSVASGLYTVTSSGSASGTGPEQDDAGNRLADLDPNDIASVEVLKSAAASSIYGSKAANGVIIITTKRGLGGTPKASITQRIGYSNLLRGPASRVFTPAEAMNLYNSPSDTATIDSLILPNGKLPVFDHLQEAAGNHPLAYETSLNVSGGNDNTKYFVSGDWSHTGGIINNTDAGRQNLRVNLDQRLGDRLTLALSNAFTRTTTDNGMTNNDNAGAGITYALAYIPSFVPLKPVNGVFPLPAFTYLNSNPLQTIALASNEQTVNRFTGGATATFQALSGGRHDLKIVGGAGADIFNQNNSVFAPPDLYFEANQTAPGVSTLGNAESRQVNWNLNAIDVFTPSSSGTMSFTTSAGLQFEDRQLDQSRTTANGLLEGQSNIDQGAIFGQPFEFNTHEKTFAMYAQEQLQAFDERLLAEVGLRAERSSVFGNTDQYFIYPKISGAYRFPDLLGSGSDFKIRAAYGETGNQPLFGQKFTTLIGGQNIGGSAGTVVGGVAGSPTIEPERVREFETGIDMSPFHGRATLEVTWYLRHTTNLLLPVTPATSTGYSEVIANGGELRNTGIEAALGIAAVQDHDFTWTVHSTFSRTRSLVLKLPGTGFSPPSAGFGLAFGEFFVQQGHPIDQIIGQTAINPDGSFVVKSFGTASPNWDWALGNDFTYKGFFLTSLWDWQYGGLAQNQTLSLYDCNELTSDAGTPAGQARIQDCFDGIATPYVQSTSFLKLREVSIGYTLSENMAKKFFGSSDVKLELTGRNLLIFTNYWGYDPESSNFGQQAITRNIDLGPYPPSRQFMFSITAGF, encoded by the coding sequence ATGCACACACGCCTGGTCCGATGGGCCCTGCTCGCGGCGCTCGTCACGCCAACGACGCTGTTGGCGCAACAGCGACGAATCAGGGGAACGGTGACTGACGCGGCGGACGGCCATCCGATCTCCGGCGCCGTGGTCACCGTGCGCGAAGGCCGCGGCCTCGCGCAAACCGGAGATGACGGCAAGTTCACGCTCACCGTGGATGGCGGCGCCGTTAGGCTTTTGGCGCGCGCACTCGGCTACGCGCCATCGGAGGCCCCGGTGGCGGCGACCGACACCCTCGTCAACTTCACGCTCAAGAGCGATCCGCTGCAGTTGCAGGCCGTGGTCGTGACGGGGCAAGCCACGAACGTCTCGCGGCGCCTCGCCACGACGTCGACATCGCTCGTGACCGGCGATCAAGTGACGACCGTGCCGGCGGCGTCGGTGGACAAGGCGCTGCAAGGAAAAATCGCGGGCGCCAACATCCAGACCAACTCCGGCGCACCGGGCGGCGGCGCACAGATCCAGATTCGCGGCATCAACACGGTGATCGGCGCATCGGATCCGCTGATCGTCGTCGACGGCGTCATCTACAGCAACGTGTCGGTCGCGTCGGGTTTGTACACGGTGACGAGCAGCGGCAGCGCGTCGGGCACCGGCCCCGAGCAGGACGATGCCGGCAACCGGCTCGCGGACCTCGATCCCAACGACATCGCCTCAGTGGAAGTGCTCAAGAGCGCGGCGGCCTCGTCGATCTATGGATCGAAGGCGGCCAACGGCGTCATCATCATCACCACCAAGCGCGGGTTAGGCGGCACGCCGAAGGCGAGCATCACCCAACGGATCGGATACTCGAACCTCTTGCGCGGGCCGGCATCCCGAGTATTCACGCCGGCGGAGGCGATGAACCTGTACAACTCGCCATCGGACACCGCCACTATCGATTCGCTGATATTGCCTAACGGCAAATTGCCCGTGTTCGATCACTTGCAAGAAGCCGCGGGCAACCATCCGCTGGCGTACGAAACGTCGCTCAACGTGAGCGGCGGCAACGACAACACGAAGTACTTCGTGTCGGGCGACTGGTCGCACACCGGCGGCATCATCAACAACACCGATGCCGGCCGTCAGAATTTGCGAGTGAACCTCGATCAGCGCCTGGGCGACAGGCTCACGCTGGCGCTGAGCAACGCGTTCACGCGCACCACGACCGACAACGGCATGACGAACAACGACAACGCGGGCGCGGGCATCACGTACGCGCTGGCGTACATCCCGAGTTTCGTGCCGCTCAAACCCGTGAACGGCGTCTTCCCGCTGCCGGCATTCACGTACCTCAACTCGAATCCGCTGCAGACGATCGCTCTGGCGTCGAACGAGCAGACCGTGAACCGCTTCACCGGCGGCGCGACGGCCACGTTCCAGGCGCTGTCGGGCGGCAGGCACGACCTCAAGATCGTGGGCGGCGCCGGCGCCGACATCTTCAACCAGAACAACTCGGTGTTCGCCCCGCCCGACCTCTACTTCGAGGCGAATCAGACGGCGCCGGGCGTCTCTACGTTAGGCAATGCCGAAAGCCGCCAGGTGAACTGGAACCTCAATGCGATCGACGTCTTCACGCCATCCTCCTCCGGGACGATGTCGTTCACGACGTCGGCCGGCCTGCAATTCGAGGATCGGCAGCTCGACCAATCGCGCACCACCGCGAACGGATTGCTCGAAGGACAATCCAACATCGATCAGGGCGCGATCTTCGGCCAGCCGTTCGAGTTCAACACGCACGAGAAAACGTTCGCCATGTACGCGCAGGAACAGCTGCAGGCGTTCGACGAACGGCTGTTGGCCGAAGTCGGACTTCGGGCCGAGCGCAGCAGCGTGTTCGGGAACACCGACCAGTACTTCATCTATCCGAAGATCTCGGGCGCCTACCGCTTCCCCGATCTGTTAGGCAGCGGCAGCGACTTCAAGATCCGCGCGGCGTACGGCGAAACCGGCAACCAGCCCCTGTTCGGCCAGAAGTTCACGACGCTGATCGGCGGGCAGAACATCGGCGGCAGCGCCGGGACAGTGGTCGGCGGCGTCGCCGGCTCGCCCACCATCGAACCCGAGCGCGTGCGCGAATTCGAGACCGGCATCGACATGTCGCCGTTCCACGGACGCGCCACCCTCGAGGTGACCTGGTACCTGCGCCACACCACGAACCTGCTGCTCCCGGTCACGCCCGCGACATCCACAGGCTACAGCGAAGTGATCGCCAACGGCGGCGAGCTCCGCAACACCGGCATCGAGGCAGCGTTAGGCATCGCCGCCGTCCAGGACCACGACTTCACCTGGACCGTGCACTCCACTTTCAGCCGCACCCGGTCGCTCGTGCTGAAACTGCCCGGCACCGGCTTCAGCCCGCCGTCCGCGGGTTTCGGCCTCGCGTTCGGCGAATTCTTCGTCCAACAGGGCCATCCGATCGACCAGATCATCGGTCAAACCGCGATCAATCCCGACGGCTCATTCGTGGTCAAATCGTTCGGTACCGCCTCGCCGAATTGGGACTGGGCCCTCGGCAACGACTTCACGTACAAGGGATTTTTCCTGACGTCGCTGTGGGATTGGCAGTACGGCGGCCTCGCGCAGAACCAGACGCTGTCGCTCTACGACTGCAACGAGTTGACGTCGGACGCCGGTACGCCGGCCGGACAGGCGCGCATCCAGGATTGCTTCGACGGCATCGCGACGCCATACGTGCAATCCACGTCGTTCCTCAAGCTGCGTGAAGTGAGCATCGGCTACACGCTGTCGGAGAACATGGCCAAAAAGTTCTTCGGATCGAGCGACGTCAAGCTCGAGTTGACGGGACGCAACCTGCTCATCTTCACGAACTATTGGGGATACGATCCCGAGTCCAGCAATTTCGGACAGCAGGCCATCACACGGAACATCGATCTGGGACCGTATCCGCCGTCGCGCCAATTCATGTTCTCCATCACCGCGGGGTTCTGA
- a CDS encoding alpha/beta hydrolase-fold protein has product MNRTLLLLACAVVAQPTTRTVSCQSTSGLRFELAFPNATGPRTGRAYVAVARDGTPEPRLQAGELARSTPFFGTDVRALAPGQTVIVDANAAGYPLRSLASLPAGDYWVQAVFNVYTEFHRADGRTLWLHQDQWEGQKWNESPGNLVSEPQRIHLDPHRTQTVRLTLSRTLPPIALPPDTKWVKHVKIQSRLLTAFWGHPMYLGATVLLPAGYDEHADQHYAVIYEQGHFTLSPPFGFDPNGTPETAEHAARRRMNTEREPGYEFARAWMSDSFPRVIAITFQHPTPYYDDSYAINSVNDGPYGDAIVQELIPYLEKQFRIVAKPYARILIGGSTGGWEALALQIYHPDFFGGAWGLYPDPVDFRRYQLSNIYEDTSAFAIARSPWLASEVPAERESSGMPTITMRQESQLEDALGTHGRSGEQLEAWEAVWGPTDADGYPAALWDKRTGHMNRQVADYMRDHGYDLRAYLQNHWSTVGPELQGKLHVVVGEMDSYYLNLACYLLQDFLDSTTAPHSDATFTYGRPLKPHGWQPWTDAAFVRMAFDTISAHASADAGR; this is encoded by the coding sequence ATGAACCGGACTCTGCTGCTCTTGGCGTGCGCTGTCGTCGCACAGCCCACCACGCGCACCGTGTCGTGCCAATCCACGTCCGGGCTTCGCTTCGAGCTCGCCTTTCCGAACGCGACCGGGCCGCGCACCGGGCGCGCGTACGTCGCCGTTGCCCGGGACGGCACGCCGGAGCCGCGACTGCAAGCCGGCGAGCTCGCTCGCAGCACGCCGTTCTTCGGCACCGACGTGCGCGCCCTCGCGCCCGGTCAGACGGTCATCGTGGACGCGAACGCAGCGGGATATCCGCTGCGGAGTCTGGCGTCGCTGCCGGCCGGCGACTACTGGGTGCAGGCGGTGTTCAACGTGTACACGGAATTCCACCGCGCCGATGGACGCACCCTCTGGCTGCACCAGGACCAGTGGGAAGGCCAGAAGTGGAACGAATCGCCGGGCAATCTGGTGAGCGAGCCGCAGCGCATCCACCTGGATCCGCACCGCACGCAGACCGTTCGCCTAACGCTCTCGCGCACGCTGCCGCCGATCGCGCTGCCGCCCGACACCAAGTGGGTGAAGCACGTCAAAATCCAGAGCCGCCTGCTCACCGCCTTCTGGGGCCATCCGATGTACCTGGGCGCCACCGTGCTGCTTCCGGCAGGATACGACGAGCACGCCGATCAGCACTATGCGGTGATTTACGAACAGGGACACTTCACGCTGTCGCCGCCCTTTGGGTTCGATCCAAACGGCACGCCCGAGACAGCGGAGCACGCGGCGCGGCGGCGCATGAATACCGAGCGAGAACCCGGTTACGAATTCGCGCGCGCCTGGATGAGCGACAGTTTTCCGCGCGTCATTGCCATCACGTTCCAGCATCCGACGCCGTACTACGATGATTCGTATGCCATCAATTCCGTGAACGACGGGCCCTACGGCGACGCGATCGTGCAGGAGCTCATCCCGTATCTCGAAAAGCAATTCCGCATCGTCGCCAAACCATATGCGCGGATTCTGATCGGCGGATCCACGGGCGGGTGGGAAGCGCTGGCGCTCCAGATCTATCATCCCGACTTCTTCGGCGGCGCCTGGGGTCTCTATCCCGACCCGGTGGATTTCCGGCGGTATCAGTTGAGCAACATCTACGAGGACACGAGCGCGTTCGCCATAGCACGCAGTCCGTGGCTCGCGTCAGAGGTGCCGGCGGAGCGCGAGAGCAGCGGCATGCCGACGATCACGATGCGCCAGGAGAGCCAGCTCGAGGATGCGTTAGGCACGCACGGACGCTCCGGGGAGCAGCTCGAGGCGTGGGAGGCGGTGTGGGGGCCGACGGATGCCGACGGCTATCCCGCCGCCTTGTGGGACAAGCGGACCGGGCACATGAATCGCCAGGTGGCCGATTACATGCGCGACCACGGCTACGACCTGCGCGCGTATCTCCAGAATCACTGGAGCACGGTGGGCCCCGAGCTACAGGGGAAACTCCACGTCGTGGTCGGAGAGATGGACAGCTACTATCTCAACCTGGCCTGCTATCTGTTGCAGGATTTTCTCGACAGCACGACGGCGCCCCACTCGGATGCGACGTTCACCTACGGCCGGCCGCTCAAGCCGCACGGGTGGCAGCCGTGGACGGACGCGGCGTTCGTGCGCATGGCCTTCGACACGATCTCGGCGCACGCCTCCGCGGACGCTGGCCGTTAG
- a CDS encoding DinB family protein has protein sequence MAAAIVPGLVAAQSSSSPVADAFRENASRVGKNLIAAAETMPADKYSFKPTPAQMSFGQIVVHLSQGNDYLCGTIGGEKAPTRTKVADTASKEVLVARLKETFAFCDQALAKLDDSKLSEQLPFFGGRTRSRAAIMTLTTGDWADHYSQSSVYLRLNGELPPTAKGKQAE, from the coding sequence GTGGCTGCCGCCATCGTGCCGGGACTTGTGGCGGCGCAGTCGTCGTCGAGCCCGGTGGCCGACGCATTCCGCGAAAATGCCAGCCGTGTCGGCAAGAACTTGATTGCCGCCGCCGAAACGATGCCGGCCGACAAGTACAGCTTCAAGCCGACGCCCGCGCAGATGAGCTTCGGCCAGATCGTGGTGCACCTGTCCCAAGGCAACGATTATCTGTGCGGCACGATCGGCGGCGAGAAGGCTCCGACGCGCACCAAGGTGGCGGATACCGCCAGCAAGGAGGTGCTCGTTGCGCGCCTCAAGGAGACGTTCGCCTTCTGCGATCAGGCGCTGGCGAAGCTCGACGACTCGAAGTTGAGTGAGCAGCTGCCGTTCTTCGGCGGGCGGACGCGGTCGCGTGCTGCGATCATGACGCTGACCACCGGCGACTGGGCCGACCACTACAGCCAGTCGTCAGTCTATCTGCGGCTCAACGGCGAACTCCCGCCGACCGCGAAGGGCAAGCAGGCCGAGTAG
- a CDS encoding S8 family serine peptidase, producing the protein MDNSALGSHRARRAPAVRWALMFAATLAAAQLVACGEPMPLAPSAKQVAKLQLPAAPSYIIQFGNDGVVPQALQQAIASAGGRIVRVQKRMGLALVTGLTPAAATALRSSGAATLILPNARRQYVRERLAASHVVLGSPRIAAGASARRLTPLGAVDPRSAEFFSDQWNMSVIRADSAWQVTTQGAGTKVFILDTGVDTAHIDLEGRVDAALSTSFAFAAGDTTDTLPLPFYHDVAGHGTFVSSLIATNSLGIAAVAPQTDLVMVRVLDDNGAGDDFAVISGIIYAADNGADVINVSLGGYLSRSNAFDLAISDLIQRAIDYAVARGALVVAAAGNESLNSNTATSPKGSYSDSLHVLAGGIRQVVSVGATGPVDQKNFDSIAVYSNFGKVDVAVFAPGGNTVDSTNLSDLVIGACSQFVFVECANERSYLSGAGTSFSSPLVAAEAAVIKAHAASAPSPAQLESCVLNSADAPKGKSKPDVNYNFGRIDVVNGALHSKCT; encoded by the coding sequence ATGGACAACTCCGCGCTAGGCTCGCATCGCGCCCGACGGGCGCCCGCCGTTCGTTGGGCATTGATGTTCGCGGCGACGCTCGCTGCCGCGCAGCTGGTGGCATGCGGGGAACCGATGCCGCTCGCCCCGTCGGCCAAACAAGTCGCCAAGCTCCAGCTGCCGGCGGCGCCGAGCTACATCATCCAGTTCGGCAACGACGGCGTGGTGCCGCAGGCGCTCCAGCAAGCCATCGCGAGCGCGGGCGGACGCATCGTCCGCGTCCAGAAGCGCATGGGACTGGCGCTGGTCACCGGACTCACGCCCGCCGCGGCAACCGCGCTCCGTTCGTCCGGAGCGGCGACCCTGATCCTGCCCAACGCCAGGCGCCAATACGTGCGCGAGCGTCTCGCGGCATCGCACGTCGTGTTGGGCAGTCCCCGGATCGCGGCCGGCGCGTCGGCGCGGCGCCTCACTCCGTTAGGCGCCGTCGACCCGCGGTCCGCCGAATTCTTCAGCGATCAGTGGAACATGTCGGTGATCCGCGCCGATTCGGCCTGGCAGGTCACCACGCAGGGCGCGGGCACCAAGGTCTTCATTCTCGACACCGGCGTCGACACCGCGCACATCGACCTGGAAGGCCGCGTCGACGCCGCCCTCAGCACGTCGTTCGCGTTCGCCGCCGGCGACACCACCGACACGCTGCCGCTGCCGTTCTACCACGACGTCGCCGGACACGGTACGTTCGTCTCGTCGCTCATCGCGACCAATTCGTTAGGCATCGCCGCCGTCGCCCCACAGACGGACCTGGTCATGGTCCGCGTGCTCGATGACAATGGCGCGGGCGATGACTTCGCCGTCATCAGCGGCATCATCTACGCCGCCGACAACGGCGCCGACGTCATCAACGTCAGCCTCGGCGGATACCTGAGCCGCTCCAATGCGTTCGACCTCGCTATCTCGGATCTCATCCAGCGCGCCATCGACTACGCCGTCGCACGCGGCGCGCTGGTCGTCGCCGCCGCCGGCAACGAGTCGCTCAACTCCAATACGGCCACGAGCCCCAAGGGCAGCTATAGCGACAGCCTGCACGTGCTCGCCGGCGGTATCCGGCAAGTGGTCAGCGTGGGCGCCACCGGTCCGGTCGATCAGAAAAACTTCGACTCGATCGCCGTGTACTCGAATTTCGGGAAGGTCGACGTGGCGGTGTTCGCGCCGGGCGGCAACACCGTCGACTCGACAAATCTCAGCGATCTCGTGATCGGCGCCTGCAGCCAGTTCGTCTTTGTCGAGTGTGCGAACGAACGCTCCTACCTCTCGGGTGCCGGCACGAGCTTCTCGTCTCCGCTCGTGGCCGCAGAAGCCGCGGTCATCAAGGCGCACGCCGCGAGCGCACCGAGTCCGGCCCAGCTCGAGTCGTGTGTCCTCAATTCGGCCGATGCTCCGAAGGGAAAATCGAAGCCGGATGTGAACTACAACTTCGGACGAATCGACGTCGTCAACGGAGCGCTCCACTCGAAGTGCACGTAA
- a CDS encoding M1 family metallopeptidase, whose amino-acid sequence MRRLAFALCFVALCAGTLPAQQTTFTHADTLRGTNGPGRSWWDATFYDLHVAVNLADSSIRGYNGITYRVIAPAKEMQIDLQVPMEADSIIQDGHPLTSRRDGNALFVTMPSPQNIGDTKSVTVYYHGHPRVAKHPPWDGGFIWQHDSLGHPWVATANEGLGASVWWPNKDIPADEPDSQRIAITVPDSMTDVSNGRLRSTTRHSDGTTTYEWFVTNPINNYDVEVNAGTYAHWQQIYHGESGNLTMDFWPLAYHLDTAKVQWQQATSMLACFEHWFGPYPWYADGYKLIEAPHLGMEHQSGVAYGNHFKNGYLGRDLSSTGHGLKWDFIIVHESAHEWWGNSLTDKDHADMWIHESFANYSESLYTECQQGKQAGAEYVIGTRRLIKNDRPIVGHFGVNDEGSEDMYYKGGNMLHTIRQIVGNDEKWRSILRGLQTTFRHQTVSGTQIENYISRAAGIDLSKVFEQYLTTTQVPVLEYSLDGGTLKYRWANVVAGFAMPVRVTVAPDTYAVIRPTESWQTKRVKLASAAAFKVDQNYYVTARVAGAEVGSGD is encoded by the coding sequence ATGCGACGTCTCGCTTTCGCACTCTGCTTCGTTGCCCTGTGCGCCGGGACCCTCCCGGCGCAGCAGACGACGTTCACGCACGCCGACACGCTGCGCGGGACCAACGGACCAGGCCGGTCCTGGTGGGACGCGACGTTCTACGATTTGCACGTCGCGGTGAACCTGGCCGACAGCAGCATTCGCGGCTACAACGGGATCACATATCGCGTGATCGCGCCGGCGAAAGAGATGCAGATCGACCTGCAGGTTCCGATGGAAGCGGACAGCATCATCCAGGATGGCCACCCGCTCACGTCGCGCCGAGATGGCAATGCGCTGTTCGTGACGATGCCGTCGCCGCAGAACATCGGCGACACCAAGTCGGTCACCGTGTACTACCACGGCCATCCGCGCGTCGCCAAGCATCCACCGTGGGACGGCGGTTTCATCTGGCAGCACGACAGCCTCGGACACCCCTGGGTTGCGACCGCCAACGAAGGACTGGGCGCCAGCGTGTGGTGGCCCAACAAGGACATTCCCGCCGACGAGCCCGACAGCCAGCGCATCGCGATCACCGTGCCCGACTCGATGACCGATGTGTCTAACGGAAGGCTCCGCAGCACCACGCGCCACAGCGACGGCACCACGACGTACGAATGGTTCGTCACGAACCCGATCAACAACTACGATGTCGAGGTCAACGCCGGCACCTACGCCCACTGGCAGCAGATCTATCACGGCGAGAGCGGCAATCTCACCATGGATTTCTGGCCGCTCGCCTACCATCTCGACACGGCCAAGGTCCAGTGGCAGCAGGCGACGTCGATGCTCGCGTGCTTCGAGCACTGGTTCGGCCCGTATCCCTGGTACGCCGACGGATACAAGCTCATCGAGGCGCCGCATTTAGGCATGGAGCATCAGAGCGGCGTCGCCTACGGCAACCACTTCAAGAACGGCTACCTGGGCCGCGACCTGTCGAGCACCGGCCACGGACTGAAGTGGGATTTCATCATCGTGCACGAAAGCGCGCACGAGTGGTGGGGCAACAGCCTAACGGACAAGGACCACGCCGACATGTGGATCCATGAAAGTTTCGCCAACTACTCGGAGTCGCTGTACACCGAGTGCCAGCAGGGCAAACAAGCCGGCGCCGAGTATGTGATCGGCACCCGGCGGCTCATCAAGAACGACCGCCCGATCGTTGGGCACTTCGGCGTGAACGATGAAGGCTCGGAAGACATGTACTACAAGGGCGGCAACATGCTGCACACCATTCGTCAGATCGTCGGCAACGACGAGAAATGGCGCAGCATTTTACGCGGCCTGCAGACGACGTTCCGGCACCAGACGGTCAGCGGGACGCAGATCGAGAACTACATCAGCCGCGCCGCGGGCATCGATCTGAGCAAGGTGTTCGAGCAGTATCTGACGACCACGCAGGTGCCGGTGCTCGAGTATTCGCTCGACGGCGGCACGCTCAAGTACCGTTGGGCGAACGTCGTCGCGGGATTCGCGATGCCGGTGAGGGTCACCGTCGCGCCCGACACGTACGCCGTCATCCGCCCAACGGAATCGTGGCAGACGAAGCGCGTCAAGCTCGCCAGCGCCGCCGCGTTCAAGGTGGATCAGAACTACTACGTGACGGCCCGCGTCGCTGGCGCCGAGGTGGGGAGCGGCGACTGA
- a CDS encoding amidohydrolase family protein has protein sequence MLIDIHNHYYPPAYLDALREPDSVVRLTEDDAGNPVVHYPGDYNVAVRGHRDIAYRQSVLERDGVDTQVITLTTPGTHVEAPARAVRLARLVNDAFAEVVRERGPRFAALATLPLCDPAASATELRRAMAELGFAGAMLFSNVNGVPLADPRFEPLYAEANRLGAVLHIHPTNPASVTGMTEYWLTALVGFLFDTSLAAAHLVFAGIPERYPRIRWVLAHLGGAIPYLAERLDRGWRAFPECREHVKRAPSEYLREFYFDTVNFDPAALRLAVDFAGADHVLAGSDYPHMIGSITLMKESLTALRVSPEERAKILGGNTAALLRLS, from the coding sequence ATGCTGATCGACATCCACAATCACTACTATCCGCCCGCCTATCTCGACGCGCTTCGCGAACCCGATAGCGTGGTCCGCCTTACGGAAGACGACGCCGGCAATCCGGTCGTGCACTATCCCGGCGATTACAACGTCGCAGTGCGCGGCCATCGCGACATTGCGTATCGACAGTCTGTACTCGAGCGAGACGGTGTCGACACGCAGGTGATCACGCTGACGACGCCGGGCACTCACGTCGAAGCGCCGGCGCGCGCGGTGCGGCTCGCGCGCCTGGTGAACGATGCGTTCGCGGAGGTCGTGCGCGAGCGCGGTCCGCGATTCGCGGCGCTGGCGACGCTGCCGCTGTGCGACCCGGCTGCGTCGGCGACGGAGCTGCGGCGCGCGATGGCGGAGTTAGGCTTTGCCGGTGCCATGCTCTTCAGCAACGTGAACGGCGTGCCGCTTGCCGACCCGCGCTTCGAGCCGCTGTACGCCGAAGCCAATCGGTTAGGCGCGGTGTTGCACATCCATCCGACGAACCCGGCGAGCGTGACCGGCATGACGGAGTACTGGCTGACGGCGCTCGTCGGTTTTCTGTTCGACACGAGTCTCGCCGCGGCGCATCTCGTGTTTGCCGGCATTCCCGAGCGATATCCGCGCATTCGCTGGGTGCTCGCGCACCTGGGCGGCGCGATTCCGTATCTCGCCGAGCGTCTCGATCGCGGCTGGCGCGCGTTCCCCGAATGCCGCGAGCACGTGAAGCGTGCGCCCAGCGAGTATCTGCGCGAATTTTATTTCGACACGGTGAACTTCGACCCGGCGGCGCTCCGGCTCGCGGTGGATTTCGCGGGGGCGGATCATGTACTGGCGGGAAGCGACTACCCGCACATGATCGGCAGCATTACGCTGATGAAAGAAAGCCTAACGGCGCTGCGCGTCTCGCCCGAGGAGCGTGCGAAGATTCTTGGCGGCAACACGGCAGCATTGCTGAGGCTGTCGTGA